From a region of the Streptomyces sp. NBC_00193 genome:
- a CDS encoding heavy-metal-associated domain-containing protein, giving the protein MSADTDTQTTTVYRVTGMTCGHCEGAVTAELTALAGVSSVKAVAATGEVTVVSAAPLDEAAVRAAVDEAGYEFAGQA; this is encoded by the coding sequence ATGAGCGCCGACACGGACACCCAGACCACCACCGTCTACCGGGTGACCGGCATGACCTGCGGGCACTGCGAGGGCGCGGTCACCGCCGAGCTCACCGCCCTGGCGGGCGTCAGCTCGGTCAAGGCCGTCGCCGCGACCGGCGAGGTCACCGTGGTCTCGGCCGCCCCGCTCGACGAGGCCGCCGTACGCGCCGCCGTCGACGAGGCCGGCTACGAGTTCGCCGGCCAGGCCTGA
- a CDS encoding cation-translocating P-type ATPase, with protein MSSSTVHDGPIAAAGAAEPTAEVELTIGGMTCASCAARIEKKLNRMDGVTASVNYATEKAKVSYGADVQVADLIATVVKTGYTAEEPPPPVPAQVEEAQAPDEARDPELAALRQRLLVSVVLSLPVVLLAMIPALQFDNWQWLSLTLAAPVVVWGALPFHKAAWTNARHGAATMDTLVSVGTGAAFLWSLWALFFGHAGMPGMRHGFDLTISRTDGSSAIYLEVAAGVVSFILLGRYLEARSKRKAGAALKALMRLGAKDVAVLRGGTEVRIPVSALAVGDRFLVRPGEKIATDGTVVEGSSAVDAAMLTGESVPVEVTVGDTVTGATVNTSGRLVVEATRVGSDTQLARMAKLVEDAQNGKAEVQRLADRISGVFVPVVLVLALGTWVTWLLITDNPTAAFTAAVAVLIIACPCALGLATPTALMVGTGRGAQLGILIKGPEVLESTRRVDTVVLDKTGTVTTGRMTLAGTHPAEGVDAAELLRLAGSLEHASEHPIARAIAAGAAELPGGLSVPEGFENHGGLGVQGVVDGHAVLVGREKLLADWSIALPAALAEVKAAAEAEGSTAVLVAWDGEARGVLTVADAVKDTSAEAVTRLRALGLTPVLLTGDNQAVAQTVARAVGIDEVIAEVLPQDKVDVVRRLQAEGRTVAMVGDGVNDAAALAQADLGLAMGTGTDAAIEASDLTLVRGDLRVAADAIRLSRRTLATIKGNLFWAFGYNVAALPLAAAGLLNPMIAGAAMAFSSVFVVTNSLRLRSFR; from the coding sequence ATGAGCAGCAGCACAGTGCACGACGGACCCATAGCGGCGGCCGGCGCCGCCGAGCCCACCGCCGAGGTCGAGCTGACCATCGGCGGGATGACCTGCGCCTCCTGCGCGGCCCGCATCGAGAAGAAGCTGAACCGGATGGACGGGGTCACCGCGTCGGTGAACTACGCCACCGAGAAGGCCAAGGTCTCCTACGGCGCCGACGTGCAGGTCGCCGACCTCATCGCGACGGTCGTCAAGACCGGCTACACCGCCGAGGAGCCCCCGCCGCCGGTGCCCGCGCAGGTCGAGGAGGCGCAGGCCCCCGACGAGGCCCGCGACCCCGAACTGGCCGCGCTGCGCCAGCGCCTGCTGGTCTCCGTGGTGCTCTCGCTGCCCGTGGTCCTGCTCGCGATGATCCCGGCCCTCCAGTTCGACAACTGGCAGTGGCTCTCGCTGACCCTGGCCGCCCCCGTCGTCGTCTGGGGCGCGCTCCCCTTCCACAAGGCCGCCTGGACCAACGCCCGGCACGGCGCCGCCACCATGGACACCCTGGTCTCGGTCGGCACCGGGGCGGCCTTCCTCTGGTCGCTGTGGGCCCTGTTCTTCGGCCACGCCGGAATGCCCGGCATGCGGCACGGCTTCGACCTCACCATCTCCCGCACGGACGGCTCCTCGGCGATCTACCTGGAGGTGGCGGCGGGAGTCGTCAGCTTCATCCTGCTCGGCCGGTACCTGGAGGCCCGCTCGAAGCGGAAGGCCGGAGCGGCCCTCAAGGCCCTGATGCGGCTCGGCGCCAAGGACGTGGCGGTCCTGCGCGGCGGGACCGAGGTGCGCATCCCCGTGAGCGCGCTCGCGGTGGGCGACCGGTTCCTCGTCCGGCCCGGCGAGAAGATCGCCACCGACGGCACCGTCGTCGAGGGCAGCTCCGCCGTGGACGCCGCCATGCTGACCGGTGAATCCGTCCCGGTCGAGGTCACCGTGGGCGACACCGTCACCGGAGCCACCGTCAACACCTCCGGCCGGCTCGTCGTCGAGGCCACCCGCGTCGGCTCGGACACCCAGCTCGCCCGGATGGCCAAGCTGGTCGAGGACGCGCAGAACGGCAAGGCCGAGGTGCAGCGCCTCGCCGACCGGATCTCCGGGGTCTTCGTCCCGGTCGTGCTCGTCCTGGCCCTGGGCACCTGGGTCACCTGGCTGCTGATCACCGACAACCCGACGGCCGCCTTCACCGCCGCCGTGGCCGTGCTGATCATCGCCTGCCCGTGCGCCCTGGGCCTGGCCACTCCGACCGCGCTGATGGTCGGCACCGGCCGGGGCGCGCAGCTCGGCATCCTGATCAAGGGCCCCGAGGTACTGGAGTCCACCCGCCGCGTGGACACCGTCGTCCTCGACAAGACCGGCACCGTGACCACCGGCCGGATGACCCTGGCCGGCACCCACCCCGCCGAGGGCGTGGACGCCGCCGAACTGCTGCGCCTGGCCGGGTCCCTGGAGCACGCCTCCGAGCACCCGATCGCCCGGGCCATCGCGGCGGGCGCCGCGGAACTCCCCGGCGGGCTGTCGGTTCCCGAGGGCTTCGAGAACCACGGCGGCCTCGGCGTCCAGGGCGTGGTCGACGGACACGCCGTCCTGGTGGGACGCGAGAAGCTGCTCGCCGACTGGTCGATCGCGCTGCCCGCCGCCCTCGCCGAGGTCAAGGCCGCCGCCGAGGCCGAGGGTTCCACCGCCGTGCTGGTCGCCTGGGACGGAGAGGCCCGGGGCGTGCTGACCGTGGCCGACGCGGTCAAGGACACCAGCGCCGAGGCCGTGACCCGGCTGCGGGCGCTGGGGCTGACCCCGGTCCTGCTGACGGGCGACAACCAGGCCGTGGCGCAGACCGTGGCCCGCGCGGTGGGCATCGACGAGGTCATCGCCGAGGTCCTCCCGCAGGACAAGGTGGACGTCGTGCGCCGGCTGCAGGCCGAGGGCCGTACGGTCGCCATGGTCGGCGACGGGGTCAACGACGCCGCCGCGCTGGCCCAGGCCGACCTGGGCCTGGCCATGGGCACCGGCACCGACGCGGCGATCGAGGCGAGCGACCTGACCCTCGTACGGGGCGACTTGCGGGTCGCGGCCGACGCGATCCGGCTCTCGCGCCGGACCCTGGCCACCATCAAGGGCAACCTCTTCTGGGCCTTCGGCTACAACGTCGCGGCGCTGCCGCTGGCCGCCGCCGGACTGCTCAACCCGATGATCGCGGGGGCCGCGATGGCCTTCTCCTCGGTCTTCGTGGTCACCAACAGCCTGCGGCTGCGGTCCTTCCGCTAG
- a CDS encoding cation:proton antiporter: MEHTGTTLILIMSIAVLAPLLAYGVSRWLPVPLVIFEIVLGVLVGPDVLGWAHSTDVIDVLSELGLAMLIFLAGYEIQFAQVKGDTLKRSVWAWMAALALGLGIGLLLSGGGFDKGVYIGTALTSTALGTILPVLRDSGDLQSRFGSVMMAMGAVGEFGPIIAMALLLSGRAPGQSAALLIGFAVLTAAAVFWAMRPKPPWFARVIAKTLHSSGQFAVRLVVLILVAFLALSEVLGLDVLLGAFAAGLITRLVLHGAAPESSEAVLSKVEAMGFGFLVPLFFVVTGIEFDLAALLGGGRVLLLLPVFLLLFLVVRGLPMWLLAPRDLGRRDRSALVLFGSTALPLVVAITTLGVQEGKLGSGEAAALVGAGMVSVLVFPLVGLRLRAGSGDGSGAGSGAAGPGSGGVGQMVSEEEAW, encoded by the coding sequence ATGGAGCACACGGGGACCACTCTCATCCTGATCATGTCGATCGCGGTGCTCGCGCCCCTTCTCGCGTACGGGGTCTCGCGCTGGCTCCCCGTTCCGCTGGTGATCTTCGAGATCGTCCTGGGCGTCCTGGTCGGACCCGACGTCCTCGGCTGGGCGCACTCCACCGACGTCATCGACGTGCTCAGCGAGCTCGGGCTCGCGATGCTGATCTTCCTGGCCGGCTACGAGATCCAGTTCGCGCAGGTCAAGGGCGACACCCTGAAACGGTCGGTGTGGGCCTGGATGGCCGCCCTCGCACTCGGGCTCGGGATCGGACTGCTGCTGTCGGGCGGCGGGTTCGACAAGGGCGTCTACATCGGCACCGCGCTCACCAGCACCGCCCTCGGCACGATCCTGCCGGTCCTGCGGGACTCGGGGGACCTCCAGAGCCGGTTCGGCTCGGTGATGATGGCGATGGGTGCGGTCGGCGAGTTCGGGCCGATCATCGCGATGGCCCTGCTGCTGAGCGGGCGGGCGCCGGGGCAGTCGGCGGCGCTGCTGATCGGCTTCGCGGTGCTCACCGCCGCCGCCGTGTTCTGGGCGATGCGGCCCAAGCCGCCCTGGTTCGCCCGGGTCATCGCCAAGACCCTGCACAGCAGCGGCCAGTTCGCGGTGCGCCTGGTGGTGCTGATCCTCGTCGCGTTCCTGGCGCTCTCCGAGGTGCTCGGCCTCGACGTCCTGCTCGGCGCCTTCGCCGCCGGGCTGATCACCCGGCTCGTGCTGCACGGGGCCGCCCCGGAGAGCAGCGAGGCCGTGTTGTCGAAGGTGGAGGCCATGGGATTCGGCTTCCTGGTGCCGCTGTTCTTCGTGGTCACCGGGATCGAGTTCGACCTGGCCGCGCTGCTCGGGGGCGGGCGGGTGCTCCTGCTGCTGCCGGTGTTCCTGCTGCTCTTCCTCGTGGTGCGCGGGCTCCCGATGTGGCTCCTGGCCCCCCGGGACCTCGGGCGCCGGGACCGGTCGGCGCTGGTGCTGTTCGGTTCCACGGCGCTGCCGCTGGTGGTGGCGATCACCACGCTGGGCGTGCAGGAGGGAAAGCTGGGGTCGGGGGAGGCCGCGGCGCTGGTCGGGGCCGGGATGGTGTCCGTCCTGGTCTTCCCACTGGTGGGGCTGCGGTTGCGGGCGGGATCCGGTGACGGGTCCGGGGCGGGATCCGGAGCCGCCGGGCCGGGGTCCGGGGGTGTCGGGCAGATGGTCAGTGAGGAGGAAGCGTGGTGA
- a CDS encoding citrate synthase → MSDNSVVLRYADGEYTYPVVESTVGDQGFDISKLRAQTGLVTLDSGYGNTAAYKSAITYLDGEQGILRYRGYPIEQLAERSTFIEVAYLLINGELPTVDQLASFRNEITQHTLLHEDVKRFYDGFPRDAHPMAMLSSVVSALSTFYQDSHNPFDEKQRNLSTIRLLAKLPTIAAYAYKKSVGHPVVYPRNDLGYVENFLRMTFSVPAQEYDLDPVVVAALDKLLILHADHEQNCSTSTVRLVGSSQANMFASISAGISALWGPLHGGANQSVLEMLEGIKNDGGDVDAFIRKVKNKEDGVRLMGFGHRVYKSFDPRAKIIKAAAHDVLSALGKDDELLDIALKLEEHALADEYFVERNLYPNVDFYTGLIYRAMGFPTEMFTVLFAIGRLPGWIAQWHEMIKEPGSRIGRPRQIYTGEVLRDFVPVESR, encoded by the coding sequence GTGAGCGACAACTCTGTAGTACTGCGGTACGCGGACGGTGAATACACCTACCCGGTGGTCGAGAGCACCGTCGGTGACCAGGGCTTCGACATCTCGAAGCTCAGGGCTCAGACCGGGCTGGTCACCCTGGACAGCGGCTACGGAAACACCGCCGCCTATAAGTCCGCCATTACTTACCTCGACGGTGAGCAGGGCATCCTGCGCTACCGCGGTTACCCGATCGAGCAGCTGGCGGAGCGCTCGACCTTCATCGAGGTCGCCTACCTGCTGATCAACGGGGAGCTGCCGACCGTCGACCAGCTCGCGTCGTTCCGCAACGAGATCACCCAGCACACGCTGCTGCACGAGGACGTCAAGCGTTTCTACGACGGCTTCCCGCGCGACGCGCACCCGATGGCGATGCTGTCCTCCGTGGTCAGCGCGCTGTCGACGTTCTACCAGGACAGCCACAACCCGTTCGACGAGAAGCAGCGCAACCTCTCGACGATCCGGCTGCTGGCCAAGCTCCCGACGATCGCGGCGTACGCGTACAAGAAGTCGGTCGGCCACCCGGTGGTCTACCCGCGCAACGACCTCGGCTACGTCGAGAACTTCCTGCGCATGACCTTCTCCGTGCCGGCCCAGGAGTACGACCTGGACCCGGTCGTGGTCGCCGCGCTCGACAAGCTGCTGATCCTGCACGCGGACCACGAGCAGAACTGTTCGACCTCCACCGTGCGTCTGGTCGGCTCCTCGCAGGCGAACATGTTCGCCTCGATCTCCGCCGGCATCTCGGCCCTGTGGGGCCCGCTGCACGGTGGCGCCAACCAGTCGGTTCTGGAGATGCTCGAGGGCATCAAGAACGACGGCGGCGACGTCGACGCCTTCATCCGCAAGGTGAAGAACAAGGAAGACGGCGTCCGCCTGATGGGCTTCGGGCACCGCGTCTACAAGAGCTTCGACCCCCGGGCGAAGATCATCAAGGCGGCGGCGCACGATGTCCTCTCGGCGCTCGGCAAGGACGACGAGCTCCTCGACATCGCCCTGAAGCTGGAAGAGCACGCGCTGGCCGACGAGTACTTCGTCGAGCGCAACCTCTACCCGAACGTCGACTTCTACACCGGCCTGATCTACCGGGCCATGGGCTTCCCGACCGAGATGTTCACCGTGCTCTTCGCGATCGGCCGGCTGCCCGGCTGGATCGCCCAGTGGCACGAGATGATCAAGGAGCCCGGCTCCCGCATCGGCCGCCCGCGCCAGATCTACACCGGCGAGGTCCTGCGCGACTTCGTTCCGGTCGAGTCCCGCTGA
- a CDS encoding AlpA family transcriptional regulator, translating into MSDRQLWSYKEIAAHIRVQPDTVRSYRKHGLLPAPDHVEGGKPYWYADTIRAWVARRPGNRGRRED; encoded by the coding sequence ATGAGCGACCGACAGCTGTGGTCGTACAAGGAGATCGCCGCTCACATCCGGGTCCAGCCGGACACGGTGCGCTCCTACCGCAAGCACGGGCTGCTGCCCGCTCCCGACCACGTGGAGGGCGGCAAGCCCTACTGGTACGCCGACACCATCCGCGCCTGGGTGGCGCGCCGGCCCGGCAACCGCGGACGCCGCGAGGACTGA
- a CDS encoding MMPL family transporter, whose protein sequence is MSQVKKPPSPGEGGRWTGFVTTRPRLSLLLALVVTALAVFAGGGVADRLGSGGWEDPGAGSTYATKALEREFPGSQPNLLLLVDVAAGAAGVDDPAVAAEAERLTARLAAEPGVTGVGSYWRTGMPTLRSEDGRQALIAARVLGDEKTANAVLDRIVPSYRGEHGPLKVSLGGPAAVQREVTSTIQEDLLRAELIALPVTLILLVLVFGSAIAALLPLGVGIVAIIGTNAVLRGLTEFTDVSVFAQNLTTALGLGLAVDYALFIVRRFREELAAGRDPVAAVGVTLRTAGRTVLFSALTVAVALSAMLFFPMYFLRSFAYAGVAVVLLAAAAALIVLPAALVLLGERVNSFDLRRLWRRAGPAGSDPGRAGGGRGWARLTDLVMRRAPVFAVATTAGLLLLGLPFLGVKFGTVDDRQLPVTAESHVVQQHIREGFPGSPGGALTVLTEGASGAADLDAYKQRVAALPGVLGVEGPVSSASGTGYAYFSVLTKGEEVGQETQDLVGLVRAVDAPFDRAVTGQAAVLVDARDAIAEKLPLALAVVVLATLLLVFLLTGSLLIPLQAVLLNALSLTAMFGAVVWVFQEGHLSGLLSFTSTGDIETTLPVLMFCIAFGLSMDYGVFLISRIKEEYDRTGDHEGAVRAGLTRTGGLITAAAVILAVVMVAIGSSRVTNTKMLGLGIALAVLMDAMVVRSLLVPAVMKLTGKATWWAPAPLRRLHERFGLSEGEPAPTAGQSEPETEPAPVPAGSR, encoded by the coding sequence ATGTCTCAAGTCAAGAAACCGCCGTCGCCTGGGGAGGGCGGCCGGTGGACCGGGTTCGTCACCACACGGCCGAGGCTCTCGCTGCTGCTCGCCCTCGTGGTCACGGCCCTGGCCGTCTTCGCGGGCGGAGGCGTGGCCGACCGGCTCGGAAGCGGGGGCTGGGAGGACCCCGGCGCCGGCTCCACCTATGCCACCAAGGCGCTGGAGCGCGAGTTCCCCGGCTCCCAGCCCAATCTGCTGCTGCTCGTCGACGTAGCCGCCGGGGCGGCCGGGGTGGACGACCCCGCCGTCGCCGCCGAGGCCGAGCGGCTGACGGCGCGGCTCGCCGCCGAGCCGGGGGTGACCGGCGTGGGCTCGTACTGGCGGACCGGGATGCCCACCCTGCGCTCCGAGGACGGCCGCCAGGCCCTGATAGCCGCCCGGGTGCTCGGCGACGAGAAGACGGCCAACGCCGTCCTGGACCGGATCGTGCCGAGCTACCGCGGCGAGCACGGACCGCTGAAGGTGTCCCTCGGCGGCCCCGCCGCCGTCCAGCGCGAGGTGACCTCCACCATCCAGGAGGACCTGCTGCGCGCCGAGCTGATCGCCCTGCCCGTGACGCTCATCCTGCTCGTCCTCGTCTTCGGCAGCGCCATCGCGGCCCTGCTGCCCCTCGGTGTCGGCATCGTCGCCATCATCGGAACCAATGCCGTGCTGCGCGGACTCACCGAGTTCACCGACGTCTCCGTCTTCGCGCAGAACCTGACCACCGCCCTCGGACTCGGCCTCGCCGTCGACTACGCCCTGTTCATCGTGCGGAGGTTCCGCGAGGAGCTGGCCGCCGGGCGCGACCCGGTCGCGGCCGTCGGAGTCACCCTGCGGACCGCCGGGCGGACGGTCCTGTTCTCGGCGCTGACCGTGGCCGTCGCCCTCTCGGCCATGCTCTTCTTCCCGATGTACTTCCTGCGCTCCTTCGCCTACGCCGGAGTCGCGGTCGTCCTGCTCGCCGCCGCGGCCGCGCTCATCGTGCTGCCCGCGGCACTGGTGCTGCTGGGCGAGCGGGTCAACTCCTTCGACCTGCGCCGGCTGTGGCGCCGGGCCGGACCGGCCGGGAGCGACCCGGGACGGGCCGGAGGCGGGCGCGGCTGGGCCCGGCTGACCGACCTGGTGATGCGCCGGGCCCCGGTGTTCGCCGTGGCCACCACGGCCGGACTGCTGCTGCTCGGACTGCCCTTCCTCGGAGTGAAGTTCGGCACCGTGGACGACCGGCAGCTGCCGGTGACCGCCGAATCCCACGTGGTGCAGCAGCACATCCGCGAAGGCTTCCCGGGCAGCCCCGGCGGAGCACTGACCGTGCTGACCGAGGGAGCCTCCGGCGCCGCCGATCTCGACGCCTACAAGCAGCGGGTGGCGGCCCTGCCCGGAGTGCTGGGGGTGGAAGGACCGGTGAGTTCGGCCTCCGGCACCGGATACGCCTACTTCTCGGTGCTCACCAAGGGCGAGGAAGTCGGACAGGAGACTCAGGACCTGGTGGGCCTGGTCAGGGCGGTGGACGCACCCTTCGACAGGGCGGTGACCGGACAGGCCGCGGTGCTCGTCGACGCCCGCGACGCCATAGCCGAGAAACTGCCCCTGGCCCTGGCCGTCGTGGTGCTGGCCACCCTGCTCCTGGTCTTCCTGCTCACCGGGAGCCTGCTGATACCCCTCCAGGCGGTGCTGCTCAACGCGCTGAGCCTGACCGCGATGTTCGGGGCGGTGGTGTGGGTGTTCCAGGAGGGCCACCTCTCCGGACTGCTGTCCTTCACCTCCACCGGAGACATCGAGACCACCCTGCCCGTGCTGATGTTCTGCATCGCCTTCGGACTCTCCATGGACTACGGGGTGTTCCTCATATCCCGCATCAAGGAGGAGTACGACCGGACCGGGGACCACGAGGGCGCGGTGCGCGCCGGGCTGACCCGCACGGGTGGACTGATCACCGCCGCGGCCGTGATCCTGGCGGTGGTGATGGTCGCCATCGGCAGCTCGCGGGTGACCAACACCAAGATGCTGGGCCTGGGAATCGCCCTGGCCGTGCTGATGGACGCGATGGTCGTGCGCAGCCTGCTGGTTCCGGCGGTGATGAAGCTGACCGGGAAGGCCACCTGGTGGGCGCCTGCGCCGCTGCGCCGACTGCACGAGCGCTTCGGGCTGAGCGAGGGGGAGCCGGCGCCGACCGCCGGGCAGTCCGAGCCCGAGACCGAGCCCGCGCCCGTGCCCGCAGGGAGCCGCTAG
- a CDS encoding TetR/AcrR family transcriptional regulator, translated as MRETSRTKSPDKAGEPTAETAGAAKAAKTTSAAKAAPEAAPEAAPRRRQARGERRIAQLLAAAAGVFCRTGYAAASTNAIAREAGVSPGTLYQFFPNKEAIAVELGGHLLQRAHEAHGRAFLPENLNRPLPELLDAVLDPVIAFNCENPAFWALMHGAGIPGISQEHDELHVGMLTRVEEVLRACVAPAADGAPATEAELTHVAHMVLGIVKTALELILASEGADRAAYVTELKTVLFRYLDPMFTTLPPH; from the coding sequence ATGCGGGAGACCTCTCGGACCAAAAGTCCGGACAAAGCGGGAGAACCGACCGCGGAGACCGCCGGGGCCGCGAAGGCTGCGAAGACCACGAGCGCCGCGAAGGCCGCGCCGGAAGCAGCACCGGAAGCCGCCCCCCGCCGCCGCCAGGCCCGCGGTGAGCGCCGGATCGCCCAGCTCCTGGCGGCCGCCGCCGGGGTGTTCTGCCGTACGGGTTACGCGGCGGCCAGCACCAACGCCATCGCCCGCGAGGCCGGCGTCTCCCCGGGCACGCTCTACCAGTTCTTCCCGAACAAGGAGGCCATCGCCGTAGAGCTCGGCGGACACCTCCTCCAGCGCGCCCACGAGGCGCACGGCCGGGCCTTCCTCCCCGAGAACCTGAACCGGCCGCTGCCCGAGCTGCTCGACGCCGTCCTGGATCCGGTCATCGCCTTCAACTGCGAGAACCCGGCCTTCTGGGCGCTCATGCACGGCGCCGGCATCCCCGGCATCTCCCAGGAACACGACGAGCTGCACGTCGGCATGCTGACCCGCGTCGAGGAGGTGCTGCGCGCCTGCGTCGCCCCCGCCGCCGACGGCGCCCCCGCCACCGAAGCCGAGCTCACCCACGTCGCCCACATGGTGCTCGGGATCGTCAAGACCGCGCTCGAACTGATCCTGGCCAGCGAGGGCGCGGACCGGGCCGCCTACGTCACGGAACTGAAGACCGTCCTGTTCCGCTACCTGGACCCGATGTTCACCACGCTTCCTCCTCACTGA
- a CDS encoding ATP-dependent RecD-like DNA helicase, whose protein sequence is MTTNAAMAPAVVEGVLERITYANEESGYTVARVDTGRGAGDLLTVVGSLLGAQPGESLRMEGRWGSHAQYGRQFTVENYTTLLPATIQGIRRYLGSGLIKGIGPKIADRIVEHFGLDTLDVIEEQPKRLIEVPGLGPKRTKLIGAAWEEQKAIKEVMVFLQGVGVSTSIAVRIYKKYADASISVVKNQPYRLAADVWGIGFLTADRIAQAVGIPHDSPERVKAGLQYALSQSADQGHCFLPEDRLIADGVKLLQVDTGLVIDCLAELAADPEGVVRESVPDPQGGPDPLTAVYLVPFHRAELSLAGQVRRLLNADEDRLPAFRDVDWDKALGWLAGRTGATLAPAQRDAVRLALTRRVAVLTGGPGCGKSFTVRSIVELARAKKAKVVLAAPTGRAAKRLAELTGAEASTVHRLLELKPGGDAAYDRERPLDADLVVVDEASMLDLLLANKLVKAVAPGAHLLLVGDVDQLPSVGAGEVLRDLLAEGGPVPAVRLTTIFRQAQQSGVVTNAHRINTGLPPITDGLPDFFLFPEEDTEEAGKLAVDVAARRIPARFGLDPRRDIQVLAPMHRGPAGAGNLNALLQQAITPARPNLPEKRFGGRVFRVGDKVTQIRNNYDKGANGVFNGTVGVVTGLDLEEQRLTVRTDEDEEVAYEFAELDELAHAYAVTIHRSQGSEYPAVVIPVTTGAWMMLQRNLLYTAVTRAKKLVVLVGSRKALAQAVRTVSAGRRYTAVAPRLSGRIPVGNIT, encoded by the coding sequence ATGACGACGAACGCGGCCATGGCACCGGCGGTGGTCGAGGGGGTGCTGGAGCGCATCACCTACGCCAATGAGGAGAGCGGGTACACGGTCGCCCGGGTGGACACCGGCCGTGGCGCCGGCGACCTGCTCACGGTCGTCGGATCCCTCCTCGGGGCCCAGCCGGGTGAATCGCTGCGCATGGAGGGCCGCTGGGGCTCGCACGCCCAGTACGGCAGGCAGTTCACCGTGGAGAACTACACGACGCTGCTGCCCGCGACCATCCAGGGGATCCGCCGCTACCTCGGCTCCGGCCTGATCAAGGGCATCGGCCCGAAGATCGCCGACCGGATCGTGGAGCACTTCGGCCTCGACACCCTCGACGTCATCGAGGAGCAGCCGAAGCGGCTGATCGAAGTGCCCGGCCTCGGCCCCAAGCGGACCAAGCTCATCGGCGCCGCCTGGGAGGAACAGAAGGCCATCAAGGAGGTCATGGTCTTCCTCCAGGGAGTCGGCGTCTCCACCTCCATCGCGGTGCGCATCTACAAGAAGTACGCCGACGCCTCCATCTCCGTGGTGAAGAACCAGCCGTACCGGCTCGCCGCCGACGTCTGGGGCATCGGCTTCCTCACCGCCGACCGCATCGCGCAGGCCGTCGGGATCCCGCACGACAGCCCGGAGCGGGTCAAGGCGGGCCTCCAGTACGCCCTGTCCCAGTCCGCCGACCAGGGGCACTGCTTCCTGCCCGAGGACCGGCTCATCGCCGACGGGGTCAAGCTGCTCCAGGTGGACACCGGGCTGGTCATCGACTGCCTGGCCGAGCTCGCCGCCGATCCGGAAGGGGTCGTACGGGAATCCGTGCCGGACCCGCAGGGCGGCCCGGACCCCCTCACCGCCGTGTACCTGGTGCCGTTCCACCGCGCCGAGCTGTCCCTGGCCGGTCAGGTGCGCCGCCTCCTGAACGCCGACGAGGACCGGCTGCCCGCCTTCCGGGACGTGGACTGGGACAAGGCCCTGGGCTGGCTCGCCGGCCGGACCGGAGCCACGCTGGCCCCCGCGCAGCGGGACGCGGTCCGGCTCGCCCTCACCCGCCGGGTCGCGGTCCTCACCGGCGGGCCGGGCTGCGGGAAGTCCTTCACCGTGCGCTCGATCGTGGAGCTCGCCCGGGCCAAGAAGGCCAAGGTCGTCCTCGCCGCCCCCACGGGCCGGGCGGCGAAGCGGCTGGCCGAGCTCACCGGGGCCGAGGCCTCCACCGTGCACCGGCTCCTGGAACTGAAACCGGGCGGGGACGCGGCGTACGACCGGGAGCGGCCGCTCGATGCGGACCTGGTCGTCGTGGACGAGGCCTCGATGCTCGACCTGCTGCTGGCGAACAAGCTGGTCAAGGCCGTGGCACCGGGTGCCCACCTGCTGCTGGTGGGGGACGTGGACCAGCTGCCCTCCGTCGGGGCGGGGGAGGTGCTGCGCGATCTGCTCGCCGAGGGCGGGCCGGTCCCGGCCGTCCGGCTGACCACCATCTTCCGGCAGGCCCAGCAGTCCGGGGTGGTCACCAACGCCCACCGGATCAACACCGGCCTGCCGCCGATCACCGACGGGCTGCCCGACTTCTTCCTCTTCCCCGAGGAGGACACCGAGGAGGCCGGAAAGCTCGCCGTCGACGTCGCCGCCCGTCGCATTCCGGCCAGATTCGGTCTCGACCCGAGGCGGGACATCCAGGTCCTGGCCCCCATGCACCGCGGTCCGGCCGGCGCCGGAAACCTCAACGCGCTGCTCCAGCAGGCCATCACGCCGGCCCGGCCGAATCTGCCCGAGAAGCGGTTCGGCGGCCGCGTCTTCCGCGTCGGCGACAAGGTCACGCAGATCCGCAACAACTACGACAAGGGCGCCAACGGGGTCTTCAACGGCACGGTCGGCGTGGTCACCGGCCTTGACCTGGAGGAACAGCGGCTGACGGTGCGCACGGACGAAGACGAGGAAGTGGCCTACGAGTTCGCGGAGCTCGACGAGCTGGCCCACGCGTACGCCGTCACCATCCACCGCTCCCAGGGGAGCGAATATCCGGCCGTCGTGATCCCGGTCACCACCGGTGCTTGGATGATGCTCCAACGGAACCTGCTGTATACGGCCGTCACCCGGGCGAAGAAATTGGTCGTCCTGGTCGGGTCCCGCAAAGCCCTCGCTCAGGCGGTGCGTACCGTTTCCGCAGGCAGGAGGTACACGGCCGTCGCGCCCAGGCTGTCCGGCCGCATACCGGTGGGAAACATCACCTAG